Proteins found in one Kwoniella shivajii chromosome 4, complete sequence genomic segment:
- a CDS encoding homoserine kinase translates to MSSSSSSSTASKKYKINVPCTSANIGPGFDVCGIALSKSLSLIVTIPLQQPAETTLPKIIYTGLDSDNVPLSPYRNLLTRVALYVLRSHDITSFPSGVLIEAHNEIPFGRGLGSSGAAVIAGVLLGDLLGNLNLPKSRLLDFALMVERHPDNVTAALEGGFVGSYLRELSPEDMSAASIPLAEVLPEYPPDAGPDWGKDPPLPPKGIGHFVKFGWAKEIKAIAVSPRFELATAKARGVLPESYSRKDMIFNLQRLAVLTTALARSPPDPDLIYDAMGDRVHQPYRMTLIPGLPKILTTLTPTSHPGLLGICLSGAGPTILALATHNFESIAAEIENIFKSEGVEVDWSLLEVDERGSTVEETQ, encoded by the exons ATgtcctcgtcctcttcctcttccactgCCTCGAAGAAATACAAGATCAATGTACCATGTACATCGGCCAACATCGGACCTGGATTTGATGTGTGTGGAATCGCGTTGTCCAAATCACTCTCTTTAATCGTCACCATCCCTCTTCAACAACCTGCAGAAACGACATTACCTAAAATTATATATACTGGACTGGATTCAGATAATGTTCCTTTATCGCCCTACAGAAACCTTTTGACACGAGTGGCCTTATACGTGTTGCGTTCACATGACATCACAAGTTTCCCCAGTGGAGTTTTGATAGAAGCTCATAATGAAATTCCATTCGGAAGGGGACTAGGCTCATCTGGAGCAGCTGTGATAGCAGGTGTATTATTAGGTGACTTGTTAGGAAATTTGAATCTACCTAAATCAAGATTATTAGATTTCGCTTTAATGGTAGAAAGACATCCCGATAATGTTACTGCTGCATTAGAAGGTGGATTTGTTGGAAGTTATCTAAGAGAATTATCACCCGAAGATATGTCAGCTGCTTCGATACCTTTAGCTGAAGTACTTCCTGAATACCCACCTGATGCTGGTCCCGATTGGGGCAAAGACCCGCCTTTACCTCCTAAAGGTATCGGTCACTTTGTGAAATTTGGCTGGGCGAAAGAAATTAAAGCCATCGCAGTCAGTCCAAGATTCGAATTAGCGACGGCTAAAGCTAGAGGTGTCTTACCAGAATCTTATTCAAGAAAGGATATG ATATTCAACCTTCAAAGACTAGCAGTCCTTACTACAGCACTTGCTAGATCACCTCCAGATCCTGATCTCATTTACGATGCAATGGGAGATAGGGTACACCAACCGTATCGAATGACGCTG ATTCCTGGTCTGCCAAAAATCCTCACTACACTTACTCCAACCTCCCACCCTGGTTTGCTTGGAATCTGTCTATCAGGAGCAGGTCCAACAATCCTGGCTCTCGCTACACACAATTTCGAATCCATAGCTGCCGAAATAGAAAATATATTCAAGAGTGAAGGCGTGGAAGTAGATTGGAGTTTGTTGGAAGTGGATGAGAGAGGAAGTACAGTGGAAGAGACTCAATAG